The following are from one region of the Rhodopirellula sp. P2 genome:
- a CDS encoding TlpA family protein disulfide reductase, with amino-acid sequence MIGPHMAFVIAHLPKTVWAGVVAILLTPVVGGCTRQPPAESTENADATENPGLTDSGQLTANALPTGDAQASGSPMPNAGQGDEVAPLHEVAPRSEAAAANKTAPIQVPQTITSGMNGQGKQLAHDLSPEKLRTFLSEADVEMRMIVSGESGIEDEATAIGQLKRIVSLKREASRRLIEHADSSPRERSIGRRGELQSLSHLASMGDLKSAESLQELAEELQNDSDPDVRSDSQLVLIGFAIENLRNGKSEAAAKVVSQIDRLLQSSAAPDAATLMVMGQARDALMQFEHVEEASRVRSMILEEFVEPIENGADEASEMVGLADMARQIAGPSLQVSEATRRVQQLMQQFITEANENTTAADSAVSPSDWKEAVQTLADEQPDLLTTQFLAGASLEAETVGREDLMSVTYQVLDDKFASLQDDRGREARAAIQARDNRQKIIGKAFDPDLPSTQGEELSLESYRGKVVLMPFWSAAFPDSLLVVDNLQEIARQYPEKVAIVGMNLDVQSTDVPAFESRNKISFPSFRSVSDPEASVANSIAYRFGAVSLLFVAVIDQSGQVHTLEFSGRDLTPVVENLLR; translated from the coding sequence ATGATTGGACCTCACATGGCTTTCGTGATTGCTCACCTCCCAAAGACCGTTTGGGCCGGTGTGGTTGCGATTCTTTTGACCCCAGTCGTCGGGGGCTGCACCAGGCAACCTCCTGCTGAGTCAACTGAAAACGCCGATGCAACGGAAAATCCTGGGCTGACCGACAGCGGTCAGCTGACAGCGAACGCTCTGCCCACTGGTGATGCTCAGGCATCCGGTTCCCCGATGCCCAACGCCGGGCAAGGCGATGAGGTTGCGCCCCTCCACGAAGTGGCGCCGCGCAGTGAGGCTGCCGCGGCGAACAAGACCGCTCCCATCCAGGTCCCGCAAACGATCACGTCGGGGATGAACGGGCAAGGGAAGCAGTTGGCCCATGACCTGAGCCCGGAGAAACTGCGAACGTTTCTGTCCGAAGCGGACGTTGAGATGCGGATGATCGTCAGCGGGGAGTCAGGGATTGAGGACGAAGCCACTGCGATTGGCCAGTTGAAACGCATTGTCTCTCTGAAACGCGAGGCATCTCGGCGGTTGATCGAACATGCAGACTCGTCGCCCCGAGAGCGGTCGATTGGCCGACGAGGCGAATTGCAGTCGCTGTCTCATCTGGCTTCCATGGGAGATCTGAAATCGGCCGAGAGTCTGCAAGAATTAGCAGAAGAACTGCAAAACGATTCCGATCCGGACGTTCGTTCGGACAGCCAATTGGTGCTCATCGGTTTCGCGATCGAAAACCTGCGGAATGGAAAATCGGAGGCTGCCGCCAAGGTCGTCTCCCAGATCGACCGGCTGTTGCAATCCAGTGCTGCCCCCGACGCGGCAACGTTGATGGTGATGGGACAGGCAAGAGACGCGTTGATGCAGTTCGAGCATGTCGAGGAAGCATCTCGCGTGCGTTCCATGATCTTAGAAGAGTTCGTGGAGCCGATCGAAAATGGTGCTGATGAAGCGAGCGAGATGGTGGGACTCGCTGACATGGCGCGTCAGATTGCCGGTCCAAGTTTGCAGGTCAGCGAAGCGACGCGTCGCGTTCAACAACTGATGCAGCAATTCATCACGGAAGCGAACGAGAACACGACCGCGGCAGATTCAGCGGTCTCGCCCAGCGATTGGAAGGAAGCCGTCCAAACGTTGGCGGACGAACAACCCGACCTGTTGACCACTCAGTTTTTAGCCGGCGCAAGTTTGGAGGCGGAAACCGTCGGTCGGGAAGACTTGATGTCGGTGACCTACCAGGTTTTGGACGACAAGTTTGCTTCCCTGCAGGACGATCGCGGGCGTGAGGCTCGGGCCGCAATTCAGGCCCGGGACAATCGTCAGAAGATCATTGGCAAGGCATTCGATCCTGATCTGCCAAGCACGCAAGGCGAGGAGCTCTCGCTGGAGAGTTATCGCGGGAAGGTGGTCTTGATGCCGTTTTGGTCCGCCGCGTTCCCGGATTCGCTGCTGGTGGTCGACAACCTCCAAGAGATCGCTCGCCAGTACCCGGAGAAGGTTGCGATTGTAGGAATGAATCTGGATGTTCAGTCGACAGACGTTCCGGCCTTCGAGTCCCGCAACAAAATCTCGTTCCCGAGTTTTCGCAGTGTTTCCGACCCGGAGGCATCCGTCGCAAACTCGATTGCCTATCGGTTTGGGGCCGTTTCATTGCTGTTCGTGGCTGTGATTGACCAATCTGGCCAAGTGCACACCCTCGAATTTTCTGGGCGAGATTTGACGCCGGTTGTCGAAAATCTTCTGCGATGA
- a CDS encoding SDR family oxidoreductase, with amino-acid sequence MSTENTAGFDFLGMTGKTFLVMGVANKKSVAFAIAKQIEQAGGEVIYAVRSEARRESLAKLLSGRRLIVCDVEQQADIDAMAAELERDNVTLAGLVHAIAFADYSDGIRPFHETTRRQFLQAIDISAFSLVAVCNAIKDRLASDASVVTIGISTTRMASESYGFMAPIKAALESSLAFLTKSFSRFSQVRFNAVAAGLLKTSASAGIPGYVDSYLYAEKVIPRGEAVTTNEVASTAAFLLSPRSSGITAQSIVVDAGMSINYFDAGVVGAVTNASVD; translated from the coding sequence GTGAGCACCGAAAACACCGCCGGGTTCGACTTCTTGGGGATGACCGGCAAGACCTTCCTGGTGATGGGCGTCGCCAACAAAAAGAGCGTCGCATTTGCGATTGCCAAACAAATCGAGCAGGCCGGCGGAGAGGTGATTTACGCCGTCCGCAGCGAGGCTCGCCGCGAGAGCTTGGCCAAATTGCTGTCTGGCCGCCGCCTGATCGTTTGCGACGTCGAACAACAAGCCGACATTGACGCGATGGCCGCGGAACTGGAGCGAGACAATGTGACGCTCGCCGGACTGGTGCACGCGATCGCCTTTGCGGATTACAGCGATGGCATTCGGCCATTTCACGAAACGACGCGCCGCCAATTCCTTCAAGCGATCGACATCTCGGCCTTTTCACTGGTCGCGGTTTGCAACGCCATCAAAGACCGATTGGCGAGTGACGCCAGCGTGGTCACGATCGGAATCAGCACCACGCGAATGGCCAGCGAAAGCTATGGCTTCATGGCACCAATCAAGGCAGCCCTCGAATCATCGCTGGCCTTTCTGACCAAATCGTTCAGCCGGTTCAGCCAAGTCCGCTTCAACGCAGTCGCGGCAGGCCTGCTAAAAACCAGTGCCTCAGCAGGCATCCCCGGCTATGTTGATTCGTACCTGTACGCTGAAAAAGTCATCCCTCGCGGCGAAGCGGTCACGACGAACGAAGTCGCGTCCACGGCGGCATTTTTGTTGTCACCACGCAGCAGCGGCATCACCGCTCAATCGATCGTGGTCGATGCGGGCATGTCGATCAACTACTTTGATGCGGGAGTGGTCGGCGCGGTCACGAACGCCTCCGTCGACTGA
- the ilvE gene encoding branched-chain-amino-acid transaminase, with protein sequence MTQAIYINGQYFSREDAKISVYDHGLLYGDGVFEGMRIYSGKVFALEDHMTRLYESARAIMLDIPIEIDALTTAVNETVAKNGLTEGYIRLVVTRGGNQLGLNPFSCEDPQVIIIADTISLYPEKFYTEGLELITASTIRNHPAALSPRVKSLNYLNNIMAKIEAIRAGCIEAVMLNTKGEVAECTGDNIFIVRGGRLITPPIDAGILEGITRNTVIDLARENGIEVAEEAMTRHDIFVADECFLTGSAAEVIPAVKLDGRVIGDGKPGPMTQKLNAAFRAFVAR encoded by the coding sequence ATGACCCAAGCCATCTACATCAACGGGCAATACTTCTCTCGCGAAGACGCCAAGATCAGCGTTTACGATCACGGGCTGCTGTACGGTGACGGCGTGTTCGAAGGCATGCGGATCTACTCAGGGAAAGTCTTCGCCCTCGAGGACCACATGACACGGCTCTACGAGAGCGCCCGGGCGATCATGCTGGACATTCCCATCGAGATCGATGCCTTGACCACGGCGGTGAACGAAACCGTTGCCAAGAACGGTCTGACAGAAGGCTACATTCGCTTGGTCGTCACCCGCGGCGGCAACCAACTGGGGCTCAATCCGTTCTCCTGCGAAGACCCGCAAGTGATCATCATCGCGGACACAATCTCGCTGTATCCCGAGAAATTCTACACCGAAGGATTGGAACTGATCACGGCCTCGACAATCCGCAATCACCCCGCCGCACTCAGCCCTCGCGTGAAGTCGCTGAACTACCTCAACAACATCATGGCCAAAATCGAAGCCATCCGGGCGGGATGCATCGAAGCCGTGATGCTGAACACCAAAGGCGAAGTCGCCGAGTGCACCGGCGACAACATCTTCATCGTTCGCGGCGGTCGCCTGATCACGCCTCCCATCGACGCGGGAATCCTGGAAGGCATCACCCGCAACACGGTGATCGACCTGGCTCGCGAAAATGGGATCGAAGTGGCGGAGGAAGCCATGACACGTCACGACATCTTTGTCGCCGACGAATGTTTCTTGACCGGCAGCGCCGCCGAAGTCATCCCCGCGGTCAAACTCGATGGCCGGGTCATCGGCGATGGCAAACCCGGCCCGATGACTCAAAAGCTCAACGCAGCCTTCCGCGCATTCGTGGCTCGCTGA
- a CDS encoding RrF2 family transcriptional regulator, whose protein sequence is MLSKTAEYALRAIACMGSQVGKPASADHLAEQTKVPRRYLTRVLQDLAAAGLVSSRPGPGGGYELCVPTDSLTILDVINTVAPLQRIRKCPLGLKSHTELCPLHAELDRAYAATEEAFRGVTIDDLVNSASPILPLCES, encoded by the coding sequence ATGCTTTCCAAAACTGCCGAATACGCCCTTCGCGCCATCGCCTGCATGGGCAGCCAGGTCGGGAAACCCGCCTCCGCAGACCACCTCGCCGAACAAACCAAGGTCCCACGACGATATCTCACGCGAGTGCTGCAAGACTTGGCGGCCGCCGGATTGGTCAGCTCTCGGCCCGGCCCCGGAGGCGGATACGAACTGTGTGTGCCGACGGACTCGCTCACCATCCTCGACGTTATCAACACGGTCGCTCCGCTCCAACGCATCCGAAAGTGCCCGCTGGGATTGAAATCGCATACCGAACTTTGCCCGCTGCACGCGGAACTCGATCGCGCCTACGCGGCCACAGAAGAAGCCTTCCGCGGGGTCACGATCGACGACCTGGTCAACTCCGCCAGCCCGATTCTGCCGCTGTGCGAAAGCTGA
- a CDS encoding DUF2201 family putative metallopeptidase produces the protein MASVSNTPSSGGPESKRDAKARERITRVVESWYLVDPLLFVAWTLHEVVPKPEIATLRVAHGRVEFNPAFISSLKRDELADVLRFEAMRILLGHPYARRQPKTELSYSASNLTVQECLRSKLPMPRPREVWGSETHDHQYFEYYYRQLAEREGDQANESEEADPEPDESEGSSPGEGVKDADENPSEDVSESSEAGSDGAAGQEADSGDKSSDQEGSEAGESPVESREPALDSPRSEEGADSTVASDLGSYIDPSQTGAENADQWDADDLLHEEIKSAVAAAAENGGWGTLPGHAQERLLATLRPSLDYRSILRQFRQSVLSVDRRLTRMRPSRRYGFAQMGSRYDFTTRLLFAVDVSGSMGHRDLQNGFSIINRFFQYGIRSIDVIWFDTEVRCEPLTFRSARRDVSVTGRGGTHLGCVTQFIDERRGYDGVVVFTDGDSPSPKFPRNRQTRILWLFNTQAAFRKSASDLKPLGSVAFLKPSRASFA, from the coding sequence ATGGCTTCCGTGAGTAACACGCCTTCCTCCGGCGGACCGGAGTCGAAACGAGATGCGAAGGCGCGAGAGCGAATCACTCGCGTCGTCGAAAGTTGGTACCTCGTTGATCCATTGTTGTTTGTGGCTTGGACGTTGCACGAGGTGGTGCCCAAGCCTGAGATCGCAACGCTTCGAGTCGCTCATGGTCGTGTTGAATTCAATCCCGCGTTCATCTCGTCGCTCAAACGAGACGAGTTGGCGGACGTGCTGCGGTTTGAGGCGATGCGAATCCTGTTGGGGCATCCGTACGCCAGGCGGCAACCCAAGACCGAGCTGTCGTATTCAGCCAGCAATCTGACGGTGCAAGAATGTCTGCGAAGCAAGCTGCCCATGCCGCGGCCACGTGAGGTGTGGGGCAGTGAGACGCACGACCATCAGTACTTTGAGTACTACTACCGACAGCTTGCAGAGCGGGAGGGCGACCAGGCCAACGAGTCTGAGGAGGCCGATCCCGAGCCGGATGAGTCGGAAGGTTCATCGCCCGGCGAGGGCGTGAAGGATGCCGACGAGAATCCCAGTGAGGACGTGAGTGAGTCAAGCGAAGCCGGGAGTGACGGGGCGGCCGGGCAAGAGGCTGACTCAGGTGATAAGTCGTCGGATCAGGAAGGGAGCGAGGCGGGGGAGTCCCCCGTGGAGTCCAGGGAGCCCGCGCTCGATTCGCCTCGCTCAGAAGAGGGCGCGGATTCCACGGTGGCCAGTGACTTGGGATCCTACATCGACCCCAGCCAAACCGGCGCTGAGAATGCGGATCAGTGGGACGCGGATGATCTGCTTCACGAAGAGATCAAGTCCGCGGTCGCCGCTGCGGCTGAGAACGGAGGTTGGGGGACGTTGCCTGGGCATGCGCAGGAGCGATTGCTTGCGACGCTCCGCCCGTCGCTGGATTACCGATCGATCTTGCGTCAGTTTCGGCAAAGCGTCCTGTCGGTCGATCGGCGACTGACTCGCATGCGGCCGAGTCGTCGTTATGGATTTGCCCAGATGGGAAGTCGGTACGATTTCACCACCCGCTTGCTGTTCGCCGTGGATGTGTCGGGGTCGATGGGCCATCGCGATTTGCAGAACGGTTTCTCGATCATCAATCGGTTCTTCCAGTACGGAATCCGCTCCATCGATGTCATTTGGTTTGACACCGAAGTCCGATGCGAGCCGTTGACGTTTCGATCGGCGCGGCGCGATGTCAGCGTGACCGGTCGAGGTGGCACCCACCTCGGCTGTGTGACCCAGTTCATCGACGAGCGGCGTGGCTATGACGGCGTGGTCGTGTTCACCGATGGCGATTCGCCCTCCCCAAAATTTCCTCGCAATCGGCAGACGAGAATTCTGTGGTTGTTCAACACGCAGGCGGCGTTTCGGAAATCCGCCTCGGATTTGAAGCCTCTCGGCAGCGTTGCGTTTCTGAAACCCTCACGGGCCAGTTTCGCCTGA
- the csrA gene encoding carbon storage regulator CsrA — protein sequence MLVLSRKKNESIVINNDIKIVVVEIRGDKVRLGVEAPREVPVHRREVYDAIQRNNEAFDANAPADSNDVS from the coding sequence ATGTTGGTACTCTCGCGAAAGAAAAACGAAAGCATCGTCATCAACAACGATATTAAAATCGTTGTGGTGGAAATCCGCGGAGACAAAGTCCGCCTCGGCGTGGAAGCTCCCCGCGAAGTGCCAGTTCACCGCCGTGAAGTCTACGATGCGATCCAACGGAACAACGAAGCGTTCGATGCGAACGCTCCAGCGGATTCCAACGACGTTTCTTAG
- a CDS encoding replication-associated recombination protein A, producing the protein MDLFADQEADHLFAAQPLAARMRPKKLSEFVGQQHILGEGKLLRRLIASGRIGSILLHGPPGTGKTTLAHLIASEQNSELVTLNAISSGVKDVREVLAKARDRVSAGDPRPLLFIDEIHRFNKSQQDALLADVESGIISLIGATTSNPYFAVNAALISRSQLFGLEPVSVDDMRTLLKRAVTDRECGLGNQNVKIAEDAIEYLAAAADGDARKALTALEVAVHSHEDPAATISREDVAESMTGRIAGYDATGDDHYDLASALIKSIRGSDVDASLYWLARMLEGGEDIRFLCRRLVILASEDIGNADPQALMMAVSAMQACEMIGLPEAQLTLSQTVAYLSLAPKSNAATTAISAARRDVRDRQVIPVPKMLRCGHYSGAEELGHGDGYQSAHNTEAGVAELDYLGVDRRYYEPVQRGFESELASRLQKIREQLGRDAE; encoded by the coding sequence ATGGACCTGTTTGCCGATCAAGAAGCTGACCACCTGTTCGCTGCCCAACCCTTGGCGGCGCGAATGCGTCCCAAGAAGCTATCCGAGTTTGTCGGTCAACAACACATCCTAGGCGAAGGGAAACTGCTCCGGCGGCTGATCGCCAGCGGCCGCATCGGCTCGATCCTGTTGCACGGTCCACCGGGCACCGGCAAAACCACGCTCGCTCACCTGATCGCGTCGGAGCAGAACAGCGAACTGGTCACCCTGAATGCAATCAGCAGCGGCGTCAAAGATGTTCGTGAAGTGCTCGCCAAAGCACGCGACCGTGTCTCCGCAGGTGACCCCAGACCGCTGCTGTTCATCGATGAGATCCATCGCTTCAATAAATCCCAACAAGACGCTCTGCTGGCCGATGTGGAATCAGGCATCATCTCGCTGATCGGAGCCACAACCAGCAATCCCTACTTCGCCGTCAACGCCGCCCTGATCAGCCGCAGCCAACTGTTCGGGCTGGAACCCGTTTCTGTCGATGACATGCGCACGCTGCTGAAGCGGGCGGTCACCGATCGGGAATGCGGGCTGGGAAACCAGAATGTCAAGATTGCCGAGGATGCGATTGAATACCTCGCTGCCGCCGCCGACGGCGACGCTCGCAAAGCACTCACGGCACTCGAAGTCGCGGTGCACAGCCACGAGGATCCGGCGGCAACCATTTCGCGGGAAGATGTTGCCGAATCCATGACCGGCCGCATCGCGGGCTACGATGCCACCGGCGACGATCACTACGACCTCGCCAGCGCGCTCATCAAAAGCATCCGCGGCAGCGACGTCGACGCCTCCCTGTACTGGCTCGCTCGCATGCTGGAAGGCGGCGAAGACATTCGCTTCCTCTGCCGACGGTTGGTGATTTTGGCCAGCGAAGACATCGGCAACGCGGACCCGCAAGCGTTGATGATGGCGGTCAGTGCCATGCAGGCCTGTGAGATGATCGGTCTTCCCGAAGCCCAACTCACTTTAAGCCAAACAGTCGCTTACCTGAGCCTGGCTCCCAAGAGCAACGCCGCGACCACGGCGATCAGCGCCGCCCGCCGCGACGTACGAGATCGGCAAGTCATCCCCGTTCCGAAAATGCTTCGGTGTGGACACTACTCCGGTGCCGAAGAACTCGGCCACGGCGATGGCTACCAATCGGCACACAACACCGAAGCCGGCGTGGCGGAATTGGATTATCTCGGTGTCGATCGACGCTACTACGAACCGGTCCAACGCGGCTTTGAATCCGAACTCGCCTCGCGACTGCAGAAAATTCGCGAGCAGCTGGGAAGAGACGCTGAGTGA
- a CDS encoding DUF1499 domain-containing protein, which translates to MTGTVIAGVVTLAIVARVVTLVDDWGRDWTNNHANWDDSATDPKKRPLRLSKPIAEVRRDLETWVESEPIWQIESIAEESVDTPVAGQTQAIHLTRRTRWLRFVDDVHVQLTEEVSPAGDVVTRVDAESQSRVGKGDLGQNPRNLLHLREAFSAE; encoded by the coding sequence ATGACAGGAACGGTGATCGCTGGAGTGGTGACGTTGGCAATTGTCGCACGAGTCGTCACGCTCGTCGACGATTGGGGGCGAGATTGGACGAACAATCACGCCAACTGGGACGATTCCGCCACGGATCCGAAAAAGCGACCGTTGCGTTTGTCGAAGCCAATCGCCGAAGTGCGTCGCGATTTAGAAACCTGGGTGGAGTCGGAACCGATCTGGCAAATCGAATCGATCGCAGAGGAATCCGTTGACACACCGGTCGCCGGTCAGACGCAGGCGATCCATTTGACTCGTCGAACACGGTGGCTGCGGTTTGTCGACGACGTTCATGTGCAATTGACGGAGGAAGTGTCTCCCGCTGGCGACGTGGTCACACGGGTCGACGCGGAAAGCCAATCCCGCGTTGGCAAAGGGGACCTGGGGCAGAATCCCCGCAACCTCTTGCATCTCCGCGAAGCATTCTCAGCGGAGTGA
- a CDS encoding 3-hydroxyacyl-ACP dehydratase FabZ family protein — MAFDTGMNAPNDSTDARHLGPEEIEAKIPHRSPMLLLDEVVEITENTLHARKTFSAEEFFVQGHFPDYPLVPGVIQCECCLQAGAILLSEHTPAPGEFVPVVTRMDSVKFKNMVRPGDTVDIHVTLKERLSNAFFMTGKMLLNGKVTTRLEFACSITPAQPSQSTDAGPKS, encoded by the coding sequence ATGGCGTTTGATACGGGGATGAACGCTCCCAACGACTCCACCGACGCTCGGCATCTTGGCCCCGAAGAAATCGAGGCCAAAATCCCCCACCGCTCGCCCATGCTGTTGCTGGACGAGGTGGTGGAAATCACCGAGAACACGCTTCACGCCCGCAAAACGTTCTCGGCCGAGGAGTTCTTCGTGCAAGGACACTTCCCGGATTACCCGCTGGTTCCGGGCGTGATTCAGTGTGAATGCTGCCTGCAAGCGGGTGCGATTCTGCTGTCCGAACACACTCCCGCCCCCGGTGAGTTCGTGCCCGTGGTGACCCGCATGGACAGTGTGAAGTTCAAAAACATGGTGCGTCCTGGCGACACCGTCGACATTCACGTGACGCTGAAAGAGCGACTTTCCAACGCGTTTTTCATGACCGGCAAAATGCTGCTCAACGGAAAAGTCACCACGCGACTCGAGTTCGCGTGCAGCATCACGCCAGCGCAGCCCTCCCAATCCACTGACGCGGGTCCGAAATCGTGA
- a CDS encoding lipopolysaccharide biosynthesis protein, which yields MSTADSATQPTSTRSAFRVDSLAIGMVVMLAMTVLGRGIGFIRGMAFCRLMDDTDVGRWSMAFGFITLITPVMLLGIPGVLPRFTEHFRLKRSLTPFVRRIATGTLACTTIFVTTMLWLPDWFGWIVFLQPQDNRLIYGVAGAVVGMIAYNFVSDLNGSLRQVRMVSCMQFMQGVGFTLLSVAWLISGGSFTGVVWMFAASCLIASIPGLWSLIRSWESAQQISDSDNSTTNLSEDTEAQSPDNDLPFGLWDMIRRLAPYATALWLMNLIGNLFELSDRYMILHFIPATETLSAEIAGQAAVGQYHSGRIIPMLLLSLGTMIGGVMLPYLSADWEAKRFEAVQTRLRDALLAVSIVFTSGSAMAILLGPWIFNVLLQGRYTDGMTLMPMALCFCTWAALVTVGQNYLWTVEKGKWIPVAMAAGLTTNLALNAWLLPMFGLQGAVIATLCSHGVVMLGVWLAMIGCGYQVDLTLVVLSLLPVSLLFSPYVAMLFALAIGLMVWNDDATRQRWLESLPDKVRSKLMPLG from the coding sequence ATGTCGACCGCCGACTCAGCCACTCAACCCACCTCAACCCGTTCGGCCTTTCGAGTCGATTCGCTGGCGATCGGCATGGTCGTGATGCTGGCGATGACAGTGCTCGGCCGGGGCATCGGCTTCATTCGCGGGATGGCGTTCTGCCGCTTGATGGACGACACCGATGTGGGACGCTGGTCGATGGCGTTCGGATTCATCACGCTGATCACCCCGGTGATGTTGCTGGGGATCCCCGGAGTACTGCCGCGATTCACGGAACATTTCCGTCTCAAACGATCACTCACACCATTCGTACGCCGGATCGCGACCGGGACCCTGGCGTGCACCACGATTTTCGTCACAACCATGTTGTGGCTTCCCGACTGGTTTGGCTGGATCGTTTTCTTGCAACCGCAAGACAACCGGCTGATCTACGGTGTCGCCGGAGCCGTGGTGGGAATGATCGCTTACAACTTTGTCAGCGACCTCAACGGTTCCTTGCGACAAGTCCGCATGGTCTCGTGCATGCAGTTCATGCAGGGCGTTGGCTTCACGCTATTGAGCGTCGCTTGGTTGATCTCCGGCGGATCGTTCACGGGTGTCGTGTGGATGTTCGCCGCATCCTGCTTGATCGCATCGATCCCTGGCCTGTGGTCTCTGATTCGTTCCTGGGAATCGGCCCAGCAGATCTCGGACTCCGACAACTCAACCACCAATCTTTCTGAAGACACCGAAGCTCAATCACCAGACAATGATCTGCCCTTTGGTTTGTGGGACATGATCCGCCGACTGGCACCGTACGCAACGGCGCTCTGGTTGATGAACTTGATTGGCAACCTGTTTGAGCTCTCTGATCGCTACATGATCCTGCACTTCATCCCGGCGACCGAGACGTTGTCGGCAGAGATCGCAGGACAAGCCGCGGTGGGACAGTACCACTCGGGCCGAATCATCCCGATGCTGTTGCTCAGTCTGGGAACGATGATCGGCGGTGTGATGCTGCCGTACCTGTCGGCGGACTGGGAAGCCAAACGCTTCGAAGCGGTTCAGACTCGATTGCGAGATGCGTTGCTGGCGGTTTCGATTGTGTTCACCAGCGGCAGTGCCATGGCCATCCTGCTGGGGCCATGGATTTTCAACGTTCTGCTGCAAGGCCGCTACACCGACGGGATGACACTGATGCCCATGGCACTGTGCTTCTGCACCTGGGCGGCGCTGGTGACCGTCGGGCAGAACTACCTTTGGACCGTCGAAAAAGGGAAGTGGATCCCCGTGGCGATGGCGGCGGGACTGACCACCAACCTGGCACTGAACGCGTGGTTGCTGCCAATGTTCGGTTTGCAAGGAGCGGTGATTGCGACGCTTTGCTCTCACGGGGTGGTGATGCTCGGGGTCTGGTTGGCCATGATCGGCTGCGGTTACCAAGTCGACCTGACTTTGGTGGTGCTGTCCCTGCTGCCGGTCAGCCTGCTGTTTTCACCTTATGTCGCGATGCTTTTCGCCCTCGCCATTGGCCTGATGGTTTGGAACGACGACGCGACGCGTCAACGCTGGCTGGAAAGCCTGCCAGACAAGGTTCGCTCGAAGCTGATGCCGCTGGGTTGA
- a CDS encoding GntR family transcriptional regulator, which yields MFFSIDAASDVPIYEQIVRQVKLAVADGTLVGGQMLPSVRQLSRDIALNPNTIARAYRELQAQEILKPLRGRGMVVRRDAMEACTSARDDLVGDGVRRALADAIAGGMSPDQLRSLFESELARLSAASTKSNSDESSLESVPSSNNEPSHE from the coding sequence ATGTTCTTTTCCATTGATGCGGCCAGCGACGTGCCGATCTACGAGCAGATTGTTCGTCAGGTCAAGCTCGCCGTTGCCGATGGCACGTTGGTGGGAGGCCAAATGCTTCCCAGCGTGCGTCAGCTTTCTCGCGACATCGCGCTGAATCCCAACACGATCGCGCGGGCCTATCGCGAGCTGCAGGCCCAAGAAATTCTCAAGCCGCTGCGTGGTCGCGGGATGGTGGTCCGCCGCGATGCGATGGAGGCCTGCACATCCGCCCGTGATGACTTGGTCGGGGATGGTGTGCGCCGAGCTCTGGCAGATGCCATTGCCGGTGGCATGTCACCGGATCAGTTGCGGTCACTTTTTGAGTCGGAGCTGGCGCGATTGAGTGCAGCCTCCACGAAGTCCAACTCGGACGAATCAAGCCTTGAATCTGTTCCCTCCTCCAACAACGAGCCGAGCCATGAATGA